Genomic window (Gasterosteus aculeatus chromosome 1, fGasAcu3.hap1.1, whole genome shotgun sequence):
ATGCCTTGACCTCCTCCAACTCTGAGTCTTCCAGTGCTCCTCCTCCCAGGCCCCCTAAACCCAGCCAGGGTTCAGAGGGGCAGTGGGGGAGTCCCCAGTCGGTGGGGAGCCAGAACGGAGACGTGGAGCCCGCCGTGTCGGTTATCCCACGCAGGAATACTCTCCCCGCTGTGGAGAACATCCGGCTGCACAGAGGTACGCTGGATGCAAAAAGTGCTTTGACAGCTTTCCTGATACGTCGCTTCTCAGCGGCACTCGTTTCCTTTCAGTTGACACATGCAGATCCTTTTGAAATTGCACATTTGACccgtttcctgtttttcaaacgCACGTCTGACTCCATCGGGCCTCGTTCTCTTGTGGTGCCGCGGAGACTCTGTGtgcttcctctcccccccctcctcccccccatctcACTCACTCTTTCCCTTTTCCTCTATCTCTCATTGTGATGCTTTAACGCCAGCAGCTGAACAGAAAACAAACGGGCCAGTCTGGCAGACACTGTTCTGTTGAGACGCTAATGAAATTCAAGCCATACAGCTCCAGAATGCCTCGTTCCAGCCTGATAAGCaacgggggagaaaaagaaaaagctctcGCAGGCACAGTGTGCGCGGCCTATTATGCGGTGTTCGCCAAGCCCGTGCTCAGGCCTTGTATAGCCAGAGACTAGGGTGGACCGCTGACCCTTGTTAGTGGGGGCTGCAGGCTGTCCACACACCTGCGCAGCCAAGTTTAATTATAACCCAGTGAAGCATTTAATAAAATGACACCTCTGTCTTTCTCATTAGAGAAAAGCTGAGCATTTTCATCTTCGGGGCCTATCTTTGGGTCGGTACCATTTTACGAGTTTATGTCTGTCGTAAACACggatctctctctcccctcgctTCTCTTCGCAGGCTCCTCCTTTGAAACCAACAGCCATCACCGTCCCATCCACTTCAACAACTCGGGCCAGTCTGTGGAGTCTGTGAATGATGGGTTCAGCTCCTACCTGGTGAgtccctctctccctgcagaCAGAAGCTGTGCGGCATCATAAACTAGGAGAGGCCTTTCTCCTACATGTATTCACTCGGATTGAGTGCTGCAGTTCTTCTTGCAATGTTGAGCCCGGAGAGTTTCAAGAGAGTAACGCGCCCGCTCTCTCTTTTTGACAACAGAGAACTAAAGCGCCGCTGACTCGCTCAGACAGCGGCAACTCGGATGACAACTATGTGCCCATGAATCCCGGCTCCTCGCCGCTCAGCGCTGCCCAGGCTGACAGCCCTAAAAATATCTACATCCCTATGAGCCCCGGGCCACATCACTTTGATTTCCCGGGATTCTCTGCAACGTTACCTGCCCGCAAGGGGAGCAGCGCCTCCCTGTGTCACCGGCCCAGCCGCCTCAGTGATGTCACACCACCACCCATCAACCGCAACCTCAAACCGAACAGAAAATGTGAGTTTTTGACGGGGCCGGAGCTCAGCGCTGATTTCAAAGTtccgtgtgttgtgttgtttttcctgtCGCGAAGTCGGCGATGTTTTCGTTGACGGCGCCTGCTCTTGTTTTCCACAGCgaagccaacacctctggattTGAAGCACAATGGGATCATTGATGAGCTGCCATTTAAGAGCCCAGTCACAATGTCCTGGTCACGGCCCATGTGAGTCTAGTGTCATGTCAGGTTACCTAAGGCCActgaccgacacacacacacacgcacgcacacaccaaatACATGTCTGCCTGTCAGAAGGTAGAAGCCTTCACTGTGCTTTCTGCTTTGCTTCAGGCCTGCTATGAACTCCATGTCGTCCCAGCATTGTCGACCCATCTCCACGCAAAGCATCACCAGCACAGACTCCGCAGACAGCGAGGAGAATTATGTGGCTATGGTGAGACCCCGATATCCCATCAGGAGCGCACGtcgttttctttgtctttttttgtgtctgcCGTGTGAGTGAAGCCTCGCTCTTTGGTCCCTATTAGCAGAACCCAGCGTCTACCTCCCCAGCCGTGAGCGGCACCAGCAGCCCGGCCCCCAGGAAGTGTGGCAACGTGGACTACCTAGCGCTGGACTTCCAGCCTGGGTCGCCCAGTCCACACAGAAAAGTAAGCAGATGATTTTGTCCACTCAATTTGTTCTtcgtttgttctttttttcctacCGAGGTGCAGTTTGCATCGCTGCCCGGGAGCTCACTCCGTGTTTATTTATCGTTTCGCAGCCGTCTACATCGTCCGTGACCTCTGACGAGAAGGTGGACTACGTGCAAGTTGACAAGGAGAAGACCCAGGCACTGCAAAGCACCATGCAAGAGTGGACCGATGTGCGGCAGTCTACTGAACCTGCCAAGGGCGTCAAGTCCTGACACGAACCTGCGCAAAACAATGACCTTCAGTCCAACCAACCTGAACTCGAGCATCTCTAGTGTCTATCATCGCTATGAATACTGGTTGGGCTTCATTTAAGACTGAGTTATTTGGACAAAAAGCCATAACCTATCCTATGCCTGTTCTCTGTGATGATTTTTACTGCAATGCACTGCTAACGTGCAGGATATCAGGCCATATACAGGTGAAGCGTCCTGCCAAAGCTCCTCGTGCAGACTGTTTCATAGCAGTCCGTGGACAATTGATATCTCCTTACTTATCAATTCATCCTTTATGAAGCAAGCGTGTTCTCCTcagctgcccccccaccccctgcccCCTCTGCAGCAGTCAAACATTTTGCATCAAGCAGGTCATTTGCCCAATTGCTGCCATTTAAAGGGGCAGCAGAGGCTAACTGGTCGATAACCATATTAATATACTGTAAGAGTACGCTCACTGGTCTCAGGATTGCCAAGATGCACTCCAATTTTGGCATGCAGGCTGACTCTTTTTCACTTCAATCTATCATTTGTGCTGAACCTTGCAGAAGCAGTGAGGAGATTATTTTCACTGCCGGCAATCATTTCAGCTTAGCAGTGCATGTCTggtaagaggagggggggagaggggggagggggggcagcctTACAACTACGGAAAGGCTTGTGTCAGAAGCCCTAATGATGACTGCAGATGGctgatgcctcggtttcaattAAGTATGAGcgcaaaacatatttaaaagctgTCGGGCTGGATGGCAGGCCAATTATTTCAAGTCGGGAGCGTCTTCAGAATGAAGAAAGCAAGGCCGACGaaaaggagatgaaggagaagaaagagcatCTTGCATCTTTGTTGGTTTAACTTTAGTGGGCCATTTTACTTCAGCCAgtctttaaatacatttcattaaaaattaTTGAGTTGGAGGACGTAGAATCGACAGGGGGTGTCCTTTCCAAGAAGTTCAGATAACCCCTCCCTCATCTGTCCCTAGAGATAAATAAAGGAAAGCCATGAATACAAGCAAAAGAGAATAGCATAATTATGTTTTCCTGATGTATGTCTTTGGTCTTTGATACACTACAGCTATCTGTCACCGGAGAGtaattgttttctgtgtgtaaaTTATTAATAGAATGACATATTTGCAGCACATCTTGTTGACTGTTTGTTGCACTTGTCTGAGACAAAATGTGCACTACAGTAATGTAACAATGTGCTTGCTTTTCTTGCAAAGGCACCGTGCCACAATGAAGATTTGCCAGTGATCCTAGTCACTTAACAATAGTTTAGGAAAGAATGTTTTTATCTTTCTAAactcttttatttgtttaatttgccTTACATTGTTATTTAAATTTTGCCTTTTTATAAATTCAATTAATTCACAATATTGTGAGAGCCATATTGTATTTCGGACAGCTGAATGAACAGTTTCTAGTTAAAAGTCCAGTATTCCATTGTGGGCCGGAACCACTAAAGGGCGAATAACTATTTGACCTTTCTATGAATTGTGTGGCCATGCAGTGAGATGGTATTATAGATTATTTCATTAAGATTTACTTCTTAATGTTTTTCTACCATTTTTACTgctttttgtattctttttatcattattttttacTGAAATGTGTAAGCAGGTAATATTCATGAGGATGGGGTGAGGCTAAATTAAGCTAAGTTTGTTACAGCCTGTATTCTATTCTTTTtctatatagattttttttaattccctaAAACTGCATTTTTATAATCTATACATGAAATGGGGAGGC
Coding sequences:
- the gab2 gene encoding GRB2-associated-binding protein 2 isoform X3, with amino-acid sequence MSGGEIIFQGWLRKSPPEKKLRRYAWKKRWFILRSGRMSGDPDVLEYYKNDHSKKPIRVIDLHCCEQVDAGLTFKRKEFQDSFVFDIKTSDRTFYLVAETEEEMNKWVRSICQLCGFNQSDDNHDGRLHHMPRSVGADVTGSMAPLTGERKSSAPIHSSQPVLFTFDVPVRHTHHSSLPNSAPQDYLLLHQCMSRKTESARSASFSQATRSNLFLGSDSAAQKLSHGFSHCLNGMGAQLHGFYSLPKPGKHQLAGLDDSPPEACYVLPRGFSSEAPAHSALGDPDLENEEEVYTFNTPCNALATLHSNERPTDNYDLPTPPGSFYQIPRTFDKNHNALTSSNSESSSAPPPRPPKPSQGSEGQWGSPQSVGSQNGDVEPAVSVIPRRNTLPAVENIRLHRGSSFETNSHHRPIHFNNSGQSVESVNDGFSSYLRTKAPLTRSDSGNSDDNYVPMNPGSSPLSAAQADSPKNIYIPMSPGPHHFDFPGFSATLPARKGSSASLCHRPSRLSDVTPPPINRNLKPNRKSKPTPLDLKHNGIIDELPFKSPVTMSWSRPMPAMNSMSSQHCRPISTQSITSTDSADSEENYVAMQNPASTSPAVSGTSSPAPRKCGNVDYLALDFQPGSPSPHRKPSTSSVTSDEKVDYVQVDKEKTQALQSTMQEWTDVRQSTEPAKGVKS
- the gab2 gene encoding GRB2-associated-binding protein 2 isoform X4 translates to MRPWWNKAWKKRWFILRSGRMSGDPDVLEYYKNDHSKKPIRVIDLHCCEQVDAGLTFKRKEFQDSFVFDIKTSDRTFYLVAETEEEMNKWVRSICQLCGFNQSDDNHDGRLHHMPRSVGADVTGSMAPLTGERKSSAPIHSSQPVLFTFDVPVRHTHHSSLPNSAPQDYLLLHQCMSRKTESARSASFSQATRSNLFLGSDSAAQKLSHGFSHCLNGMGAQLHGFYSLPKPGKHQLAGLDDSPPEACYVLPRGFSSEAPAHSALGDPDLENEEEVYTFNTPCNALATLHSNERPTDNYDLPTPPGSFYQIPRTFDKNHNALTSSNSESSSAPPPRPPKPSQGSEGQWGSPQSVGSQNGDVEPAVSVIPRRNTLPAVENIRLHRGSSFETNSHHRPIHFNNSGQSVESVNDGFSSYLRTKAPLTRSDSGNSDDNYVPMNPGSSPLSAAQADSPKNIYIPMSPGPHHFDFPGFSATLPARKGSSASLCHRPSRLSDVTPPPINRNLKPNRKSKPTPLDLKHNGIIDELPFKSPVTMSWSRPMPAMNSMSSQHCRPISTQSITSTDSADSEENYVAMQNPASTSPAVSGTSSPAPRKCGNVDYLALDFQPGSPSPHRKPSTSSVTSDEKVDYVQVDKEKTQALQSTMQEWTDVRQSTEPAKGVKS